In a single window of the Thermoplasma sp. Kam2015 genome:
- a CDS encoding FAD/NAD(P)-binding protein — translation MITIKNEYLPEKMKPIRFRMETDDTYTIVFSKRTMSHAGQFYMLSVDGVGESPISVASGFGNPLTFSIKAVGSVTKYIMDHRDSAIGLRGPYGNAWPWKGADHIVAIAGGIGIPPIKALIEDMESEGNLGDLTVLYGARSPKDIVYKNEIEAWKKELDFRITVDNGDPSWKGNVGVVTTLIPGVERYKNGSAFVIGPPIMMKFSVQELIKHGFSPENIYLSLERRMECGIGVCGHCNIGQWYVCESGPIFRYSDVMNEPEVFL, via the coding sequence ATGATTACGATAAAGAATGAATATCTGCCGGAAAAGATGAAACCGATAAGGTTCAGAATGGAGACGGATGACACATACACAATAGTGTTCTCGAAGAGAACCATGTCCCATGCTGGGCAGTTCTACATGCTGTCTGTTGATGGCGTCGGCGAATCACCCATATCAGTTGCATCAGGCTTCGGAAATCCCCTCACATTCTCAATCAAAGCGGTAGGATCCGTAACGAAATATATAATGGATCATCGAGACTCTGCGATAGGCCTTAGAGGCCCATATGGAAATGCGTGGCCCTGGAAGGGCGCTGATCATATCGTTGCCATTGCAGGTGGCATAGGAATTCCACCCATAAAGGCGCTGATTGAAGATATGGAATCCGAGGGTAACCTGGGCGATCTCACGGTTCTCTATGGAGCCAGATCTCCTAAGGATATAGTCTACAAGAATGAAATAGAGGCATGGAAAAAGGAACTTGACTTTAGAATAACCGTTGATAACGGAGATCCATCATGGAAGGGCAATGTTGGAGTGGTTACTACGCTCATACCTGGAGTAGAGCGGTACAAAAATGGATCGGCATTTGTGATAGGTCCGCCAATAATGATGAAGTTCTCTGTCCAGGAGCTGATCAAGCATGGGTTCAGTCCTGAAAACATCTACCTATCCCTTGAACGCCGGATGGAATGCGGAATTGGAGTTTGCGGGCACTGCAATATAGGGCAGTGGTATGTGTGCGAATCAGGGCCTATATTCAGGTATTCAGATGTTATGAACGAACCGGAGGTTTTTCTTTGA